The Crassaminicella thermophila nucleotide sequence AAACTAAAGCTTTTATATCTGATCCAACAACTAAATTAATTCATGAAATGGATGTATGTTTTGGTACGTCTAGAATTGATATTGCTGTTATAAACGGAAAGATACATGGATATGAAATAAAAAGTG carries:
- a CDS encoding sce7726 family protein — encoded protein: MKIYDPDIRELLLKKFLKTKAFISDPTTKLIHEMDVCFGTSRIDIAVINGKIHGYEIKSEQDTLDRLPAQIESYNKIFLIQ